Below is a genomic region from Flammeovirgaceae bacterium SG7u.111.
TATCGGGCTGACGATTGTGGCATTTGGGACTTCAGCCCCTGAGTTTGGGGTGACTATTCTTGCCGCTATGAGGGGTATGAGTGATATTGCCATTGGAAATGTAGTAGGTTCAAATATTTTTAACCTTGGATTTATTTTGGGTGGTACGGCTCTTTTTGGAGCGCTAAATTCGTCCAAATCTCTTGTTTACCGAGATGGGATGTTCCTATTTTTCGGGTCGGCACTGCTTACAGTGTTTTTGTGGGATTTGTCCATGTCTAAGCTAGAAGGGATTATTTTGTTTGTGTTACTCTTTGTCTATCTAGGGTTCTTGTTTATCAAAAAAGAACCGATGGAGAAAATAGAGTTGAAGGAGAAAGCCCGCAAGCTCGACTATTTGCTGATGCCCCTTGGTTTGGGGTTGATATTGGGAGGATCTCACTTCTTGGTCGATTCGGCGGTGAATGTTGCACGGGCTTTTGGCATGTCGGAATGGGTGATAGGGGCAACTATCGTGGCCTTTGGTACATCGGCACCAGAGTTGGCTACTTCGATTACAGCATCATTCAAAGGACACCATGGCTTATCTATTGGTAACCTTATTGGGAGCGATATTTTCAATATTTTTGGAGTATTGGGTGTAGCCGGCATTCTTCAAAATATGGAGGTTGATCCCGAAGTCACTTCAAACCTTTACCTACTAATGGGCATGATCGTGCTCACCCTCTTCTTCCTACGAACCAATTGGAAGTTGGCCCGCTGGGAAGGTGCAGTGCTATTGCTGATCGGGGCAATCCGTTGGTATTTTAGCTTTACGGCGGGGTAGTGTGAGAGTTTCAGGTTGCGTGTTGTAGGTTTGTATTGAGGCGAAATAGGTGTAAAAGATTTATACAAACCCTCACGGGGTTATTTTTAAGCATGTTTCCTTGTTCTACAATAGTGGAACCCTTACAGGGGCTCTTTCCCCAAAAAAGCCTACAAGAGCCCACTCATTTAAAGCTAGCTATCACCGTTGGTAGGTTTTTCATCTTTCCATCTCGTTTCTCTCCATTCTTTTTGCTCTTCTTTGGAAAGGAACGTCCATGCTATTATTCGGCTGGCTTTGTTGCCTGTGCCCGTGGGGATGGTTCGTACTTCCGTAGTGCCTGTTTGTTCTAGCAATTCGTTTATCCCTTTGAGGTTGGACGATTTGGAAAGCAAGGTAGAGAACCATAAGCAGTTTTTGGAAAACTTTTGGCTTTCCTTCACCATGTTGCTTATGAACTTGTATTCCCCGCCTTCGGTAATAAGCTCGTTACTGATGCCGGCAAAGTTGAGAAGCGGTTCTTTTACCTTTTTTCCAGTAAGATTGCGAACTTTTCTCTGCGTTCCTTTCTGGGCCTCTGCTTTGGATGCATGGTAAGGAGGATTGCAGATCGATAGGTCAATCTTGGCCTGCCTATCGATTATCCCATAAAAAATATCTTTCGGATCTTTTTGCAATCGGCATTCGACCTTACCTTTTAGCTCAGGGTTGTTATCAACTATTTGCCGTGCTGATTCAATAGACTTGGGATCAATGTCTGAACCAATGAAGTTCCACCCGTATTCCACCACGCCTACAATGGGGTAGATGCAGTTTGCGCCTACGCCGACATCTAGGCAAGTGATTTTGTCGCCAGTAGGGATGTTGCCAAAGTTATTGGCTCGCAACACATCTGCCATGTGGTGGAGGTAATCCGCTCTGCCGGGGATAGGAGGGCAGAGATTCTGGTCTGGAAAATCCCAGTACTTTATGCCATAGTAATGGTGGAGCAGCGCCCTGTTCAGGAGCTTTACCGCAGCAGGATTGGAAAAATCTACCGAGTCGTCTCCATATTTATTGGGCTTTACATGCTCGCCCAGCTCAGGTGTGACGGCGATCAATGCGCTAAGATCGTATCGTTCTCGGTTTTTATTGCGGGTGTGTAGCCTGTCTTTTATTTGTTTTTTCTTCTCTGATGGCATGGTTCGCTTGGCTAGGTTGGTTTAAGGGCTGCAAGTTACGGCTTTCAGCTTACAAGTTTTGAGCTTGGCGGGGAAAAGGTGCTTGTGGAGGATGGGTAGAGGTACCAAATCCTGAAAACCTTTGCCGCTTTCTACTAGTTTTGTTTATCTAGCGTATAGTAATGTTATAATTTGGCTTTTTATGAATCTATTTGATGATTCAATTAATGGAAGGGTTTAAGATTGATAGTTAAGAGGTTAGACGAAATAGCACGGCAACTTGGGATCAATTCAAGCGGACGCTTGAAGTTATGTTTTAGGCATGAGCGAGATGCTCGCGCCAGTTTTTCTTCTTTTTTATGAGAAACTATTTTTGATCCTTAGTTACAATGTCAGTTCAGTTAGATGCTAGAAATCAGAGTTTAGAAAAAAATTAAAACTAAAAAAGGTGTTTTACTAACTTCTAGTCTCCAGCCTCTAACTTCTTTTAAGAGCATAAACTATCACCAATAAGCTAGTTTTCCGAGGTATCAAGTAAAATCTAAAGAAGCTATTTTATAGTACATATCATACTGATTATTCAATTATAAACCAATAAAAAGAACAAATGAGTACATCAAATTTAACTGCGTACATCACTGGAGGAAGTAAAGGAATTGGCTATGGCATTGCCGAAGCAATCTTGAAAGAAGGGGAAAAAGTGGCGATCACTTCCCGCACGCAAGCAGGGGCTGACAAAGCAGTGGAAGCGTTGAAAGCCAGCACGGGAAATGACCAAGTGATCGCATTGGAATGCGACGTAAGATCATTGGAAGCACAAGCGGCGGCTATCAAAGAGGTGACTTCCAAGTGGGGGAAGCTGGGTTTGGTAGTGGCGAATGCCGGAGTAGGGAAATTTGCTCCTATAGAAGACCTTACGCCCGAAGATTGGCAACAGACCATTGATATCAATTTGACAGGAGTGTTTAATACTATTAAGGCTTCTGTAGAAGCGTTGAAGGAATCAGAAGGGTATTTTATCACGATTTCAAGCTTGGCGGGAACGAATTTCTTTGCAAACGGATCTGCATATAATGCCAGCAAGTTTGGGCTAACAGGTTTTACCCAAGCGGTGATGCTGGACCTGAGGAAGTACGGCATCAGGGTGAGTACCATCATGCCCGGCTCTGTAGCCACCTATTTCAATGATCATACGCCTAGCCCAGAGGACGACTGGAAAATACAGATTGAAGACATTGGTGAGATGGTAGTAAATCTCGTGAAAACCAACACAAGAACCCTTCCGAGCAAGATAGAAGTAAGACCAACTACGCCACCTTCGGCAAGAAAATAATAGGCAAGCTTTTAGTTACCCCGGGCTACTGCTCGGGGTTTTCTCCCTTTGGTAAAAGCAGGAAGTGCTGGCTCTTTTACCTTGGCTGTAGGTTCAAAAAGAAATTGACGGCCTTGTCTTTTGCTTCTATAACATCTACCAACGTTTGTATAAAAGCATTCACTGCTTTCATGTTGAATATAACCTGGCCTTCAAGAAACGCTACAAGCCTTCTCTTGCTTTTTATTTTATATGTTTTGTGGAAAAGCGTGTAGAATTGTAAGGCATAATTATCCAGATTGTCTTTCTCTACTTTCAATACATTTGTAAGCAGTATTTCAGCCATTTGATTGAGACTGAGTTCATAGTCTTCGCACAAGTATTTATAAAGATTGTTCTTGTTGTTTCCCTTAAACTCTTTAATAATGGTCTGCCGATCAAGCTCTTCCTTGGCAATCGAGGCTTTGAACTTTGAGAAAAACTTGCTGTCTAACTCAGTTAGGATAGGATGTAGGTAGAGGATAATAGCTTTGGCATACAACTCTTGGTTTGCCTCTTTTTCTATAATATGTGCATTAATGAAATCATCTTGTGATGAAGGCTCCAACAAATTCCATAGCTTAGACTTGCTGAAGCTATAATAGGCAATATCATCATTGATTTCTATGTGCCTCATTATAAAATCAACTTTGGACTCCACCAAGCCAAGTGATTCATTTTGCTTTGTCGCAGAGGATAGTAATTTTTCTTGGTTGGCAAGTTGTTGGTCTAGTTTTTTGATCATTTGCAACAGAGCCAAGTTGATTCTGTTCTTTTCCTCCACATAACTCCCCAAGCCTAATATTTCAGAGTTTTTAATCTCAGCTAGGTTTGAAGAAAGTAAAACCAAATTATCGATAAATTCCGTGAGGTTATGCTCGCTGCAAAACTGGTACAATTCATCAATTGCTTTGCTCGTCTGAGCCTGCATTACAAAAAGCCTTATTGTTTCAACGATGTTATATTCTTTCATTCTCTTAGTGTTGGTTGTCCTATGAGTAGCCATTATAAAGATATTAAAATAGCTGGATTACACGAAAAAAGAAAGGGAAAGTTGTGTTCTAGAGGATTTTGTTGATTAGCTAATAACATTATACAAGTAGTATAGGGGTGCTTATCTAGGATTTGTTTTAGTTGTTTTAAAATCGTAATATATTCAAATATACACTATGAAATTTCGCTTGCTATAACTACTTTTCCCGATTATTTTTCAGTCGGGAAAAAGTGCTGTTTATTAATAGCCTTGGAAATAGCTGAAATGTATTTCAATAGCCAATAATTAATACATAAAAAAACAAGCGTTTATGTCGTTTAAATTATCAACCAAGCAAATTGACCAAGTCCTAAAAACTGCGGTAGGGCTTCAGAAACCAAGAAGAAAGGCGCCTCCAAATCCATTTGGAAAGCGCATAGGGCCGATCATAAAATCACCTGAAGGCAAGATCTTTCTAATTCGGTTGATGGATGTGGCCTTTAGGACTAAAAATTACTCAAGGGTATCGTCTTATGTATACCGGCTCTTTAAGAGTACAGATGCACACCAAAAACTATTTAGCACACAAGAAAAGGTGCTTGTAAGGCTGTTTAATATGATAGGGTATAAGTTGCCCTCTGTAAGCGTGCCTTTGATGCTGAAAGAAATTCAAGATGTAACAAGTCCTGTAGTGTATTTTTTGGGCGACAAGAAATATAAAGAGCACTACGGTAAGCGCAAAAAGCAAAAGATTCAGTTAAATATCAACCTCATTGGGGAAGCATTAATTGGTGAAAAAGAAGCGGAAAAAAGGATTGAGCAATACTGCAATTTGTTAGGGCAAAAGGAGGTTGATTATATTTCCATTAAAGCTTCTACTATTTATTCTCAAATTGAGTCCATTGCACATGATCAGGTGGTGGATGTGTTAGTAGAGAAGCTCTCTAT
It encodes:
- a CDS encoding calcium/sodium antiporter: MDIYLDILVIIICIIALAKGSTWMVDSSIRIANTFRVPELVIGLTIVAFGTSAPEFGVTILAAMRGMSDIAIGNVVGSNIFNLGFILGGTALFGALNSSKSLVYRDGMFLFFGSALLTVFLWDLSMSKLEGIILFVLLFVYLGFLFIKKEPMEKIELKEKARKLDYLLMPLGLGLILGGSHFLVDSAVNVARAFGMSEWVIGATIVAFGTSAPELATSITASFKGHHGLSIGNLIGSDIFNIFGVLGVAGILQNMEVDPEVTSNLYLLMGMIVLTLFFLRTNWKLARWEGAVLLLIGAIRWYFSFTAG
- the rlmF gene encoding 23S rRNA (adenine(1618)-N(6))-methyltransferase RlmF, with amino-acid sequence MPSEKKKQIKDRLHTRNKNRERYDLSALIAVTPELGEHVKPNKYGDDSVDFSNPAAVKLLNRALLHHYYGIKYWDFPDQNLCPPIPGRADYLHHMADVLRANNFGNIPTGDKITCLDVGVGANCIYPIVGVVEYGWNFIGSDIDPKSIESARQIVDNNPELKGKVECRLQKDPKDIFYGIIDRQAKIDLSICNPPYHASKAEAQKGTQRKVRNLTGKKVKEPLLNFAGISNELITEGGEYKFISNMVKESQKFSKNCLWFSTLLSKSSNLKGINELLEQTGTTEVRTIPTGTGNKASRIIAWTFLSKEEQKEWRETRWKDEKPTNGDS
- a CDS encoding SDR family oxidoreductase, whose protein sequence is MSTSNLTAYITGGSKGIGYGIAEAILKEGEKVAITSRTQAGADKAVEALKASTGNDQVIALECDVRSLEAQAAAIKEVTSKWGKLGLVVANAGVGKFAPIEDLTPEDWQQTIDINLTGVFNTIKASVEALKESEGYFITISSLAGTNFFANGSAYNASKFGLTGFTQAVMLDLRKYGIRVSTIMPGSVATYFNDHTPSPEDDWKIQIEDIGEMVVNLVKTNTRTLPSKIEVRPTTPPSARK